A DNA window from Malus domestica chromosome 12, GDT2T_hap1 contains the following coding sequences:
- the LOC103454843 gene encoding G-type lectin S-receptor-like serine/threonine-protein kinase SD3-1, with protein sequence MPELVEHLPKSYLLLCIFVVFLLRTLSGAEIPLGSKLSVADKNIWISPNGDFVFGFFNCSDQPNYSFGIRFNSKSIPLDQQLLVWSAADDLILGNDSYAQLTQDGELVLFDSLKGVTAWTSKTRQLSVVSAALNDNGNLVLLNQEKHIVWQSFDSPSDILLPVQNFSTFQTLRAASRNSVSSYYTLFMSASSQLELRWESHVTYWTSGSPPSSNLSAFITSDGALQLRDQNLKPVWSLYGQDHNDSVSYRFLRLDVDGNLRLYSWVEESESWRSVWQAVENQCDVFATCGQRGICVFNESGFPDCECPFRQQTNESTSRCFIPNHRCASGSNMHHYKHTSLHGMYPPTDDVVAKVSLEKCKSLCQNDLTCTATTFTNDGTARCLIKRTPYVTGYSDPSLSSVSYVKMCADPLAVNPNLSLPSPPLNRSHKFCFPCLIGAASGVFVVFVLVQLALGFWFYRRRNLDRKKAAFAHTSPNSNGLIVLSFSEIEELTENFKYQIGPKMFKGVLPNRKQVAIKDVDASVEERKYRCVVAKIGNIHHKSLVKLQGYCCELDHRFLVYEYVKNGSLEKYIEDVKLCKKLTWGKRFDICLSVARAICYLHTSCREFMSHGNLKCENVVLDENLEAKVTEFGLGNIVSKASCSSCSSAERDVEDFGKMVLVLVSGCRVGDLCEWAYEEWLQGHPENVVDRKIIGGFIVQELERALRIAFWCVQTDERRRPPMREVVKVLEGTLSVDPPPPPFACQGPLDDEEEP encoded by the coding sequence ATGCCTGAACTGGTCGAACATCTCCCTAAATCGTATCTCCTGCTGTGCATCTTTGTTGTGTTCCTGTTACGTACTCTTTCTGGTGCAGAGATTCCCTTAGGTTCAAAACTTTCTGTGGCCGATAAAAACATATGGATCTCTCCAAATGGTGATTTTGTGTTTGGATTTTTTAACTGTTCAGACCAGCCAAACTATAGTTTTGGGATCCGTTTCAATTCAAAATCCATTCCGCTTGACCAACAACTTTTAGTATGGAGTGCTGCAGATGATCTTATTCTTGGTAACGATTCTTATGCCCAGCTGACCCAGGATGGTGAACTAGTTTTATTTGATTCCTTGAAGGGTGTCACTGCATGGACCAGTAAAACAAGGCAATTATCAGTTGTTTCTGCTGCTCTTAATGACAATGGAAATCTTGTTCTATTGAATCAAGAGAAACATATTGTTTGGCAAAGTTTTGATTCTCCATCTGACATACTTCTTCCTGTACAGAACTTCTCTACATTTCAAACACTTCGAGCTGCAAGCAGGAATAGTGTGTCCAGTTACTACACTCTTTTCATGAGTGCTTCTAGTCAGTTGGAGCTTCGATGGGAAAGTCATGTCACCTACTGGACAAGTGGAAGCCCTCCTAGTTCAAACCTCAGTGCTTTCATCACTTCTGATGGAGCCCTACAACTCCGTGATCAAAACTTGAAACCTGTGTGGTCACTATATGGTCAAGATCACAATGACTCTGTAAGTTACAGGTTTCTTAGGCTAGATGTTGATGGTAATCTCCGGTTATACTCATGGGTAGAAGAATCAGAGTCATGGAGATCAGTCTGGCAAGCAGTTGAGAACCAGTGTGATGTCTTTGCGACCTGTGGCCAACGTGGCATCTGTGTTTTCAATGAATCTGGGTTCCCTGATTGCGAATGTCCATTTAGGCAGCAGACAAATGAGTCCACTTCCAGATGTTTTATACCAAATCATCGGTGTGCTTCTGGTTCCAACATGCATCATTATAAGCATACTTCTCTACATGGAATGTACCCACCAACTGATGATGTAGTTGCCAAAGTTAGTCTAGAGAAATGCAAAAGCTTGTGTCAGAATGACCTGACTTGTACAGCTACAACCTTTACAAATGATGGAACTGCACGATGCTTAATTAAGAGAACACCGTATGTAACTGGCTATTCAGACCCCTCACTGAGTTCAGTATCTTACGTGAAAATGTGTGCAGATCCATTAGCTGTAAATCCCAATCTCTCGTTGCCTTCCCCTCCTCTCAATCGGTCTCATAAGTTTTGTTTCCCTTGCTTAATCGGAGCAGCCTCAGGAGTGTTCGTCGTATTTGTTTTAGTTCAATTGGCACTTGGTTTCTGGTTCTACAGAAGAAGAAATTTGGATAGGAAGAAAGCCGCGTTTGCTCATACCAGCCCAAACTCGAATGGTTTGATAGTGTTATCCTTCTCTGAAATAGAGGAGCTTACAGAGAACTTCAAATATCAAATTGGGCCAAAGATGTTCAAAGGTGTTCTTCCAAATAGAAAACAAGTTGCAATCaaagatgtggatgcaagcgtagaagaaagaaaataccGGTGTGTAGTTGCAAAGATAGGAAACATTCATCACAAAAGCCTTGTGAAGCTGCAGGGCTACTGTTGTGAGTTAGATCACAGATTTCTGGTCTATGAATATGTCAAGAATGGTTCTCTGGAAAAGTATATAGAAGATGTTAAACTGTGTAAGAAGCTGACTTGGGGGAAGAGATTTGATATATGCTTAAGTGTCGCAAGGGCCATTTGTTATCTGCACACAAGCTGTAGGGAATTTATGAGCCATGGGAATTTGAAATGCGAGAATGTGGTACTGGATGAAAATTTAGAGGCCAAGGTGACTGAATTTGGACTTGGGAACATAGTCAGCAAGGCATCATGCTCTTCATGCTCTTCTGCAGAGAGAGATGTGGAGGACTTTGGTAAGATGGTGTTAGTATTAGTAAGTGGGTGTCGAGTTGGGGACCTTTGTGAGTGGGCATACGAAGAGTGGCTGCAAGGGCATCCAGAGAATGTGGTAGATAGGAAAATAATTGGTGGGTTTATTGTGCAAGAGCTGGAACGTGCTTTAAGAATTGCATTTTGGTGTGTCCAAACTGATGAACGTAGAAGACCTCCAATGAGAGAGGTGGTTAAGGTCTTGGAGGGCACCTTGAGCGTTGATCCACCACCACCCCCTTTTGCTTGTCAAGGGCCACTTGATGACGAAGAGGAGCCGTAG